In Nostoc sp. CENA543, a single genomic region encodes these proteins:
- a CDS encoding amino acid adenylation domain-containing protein, whose product MQKQLLLDLNHNQTAYPRNKSIHQLFEEQVEKTPDAIALVFQAQQLTYQELNQRANQLAQYLQTLGVGKEVLVGICLERSLDMIVGLLAILKAGGAYVPLDTAYPQERLAFMLADTKISVLLTQQELVNKLPPHTARVICLDTDWEIINQHPSENPNTSITPENLAYVMYTSGSTGQPKGVSVVHRGVVRLVKATNYANFSNTEVFLQLAPISFDASTFEIWGCLLNGGKLVICPSQTPSLKELGEIIEKYQITTLWLTAGLFHLMVDENIQALKPLRQLLAGGDVLSVPHVQKFLQTVENCQLINGYGPTENTTFTCCHYITAPIKPDVSIPIGRPIAHTQIYILDDQLQPVEMGATGELYIGGDGLARGYLNRPELTAERFIQLDMGDEENPQSLTLYKTGDLVRYLPDGNIEFLGRIDNQVKIRGFRIELGEIEREIAQYPDVRENVVVARQDATGEKKLVAYIVPHQGSTYKQERLRSFLQQRLPEYMLPSAFVVLESLPLTANGKVDRHKLPAPSRERPQLEQVYIAPQTDLQRQLASIWSDVLNIEPVGIDDNFFDLGATSTLIMQIAARLQQELGIELSVVKLFQYPTIAGLAKYLNAEQHSQPSYDRLQSRAQRQQAAVSARRRHSPRGV is encoded by the coding sequence ATGCAAAAGCAATTATTGCTGGATTTGAATCATAATCAAACAGCATATCCACGTAATAAATCTATACATCAACTATTTGAGGAACAAGTAGAAAAAACACCTGATGCGATCGCCCTTGTATTTCAGGCACAACAACTAACTTACCAAGAACTCAATCAACGCGCCAACCAACTAGCGCAATATCTCCAAACCTTGGGCGTAGGCAAAGAAGTATTAGTGGGAATTTGTCTAGAACGTTCCCTAGACATGATTGTCGGACTGCTAGCTATCCTCAAAGCTGGTGGGGCTTATGTGCCATTAGATACGGCATACCCCCAGGAACGCCTCGCTTTCATGCTGGCAGATACCAAAATTTCAGTATTATTAACTCAACAAGAATTAGTAAATAAATTACCACCCCACACAGCGCGGGTAATTTGTCTAGATACAGACTGGGAAATCATCAATCAGCACCCATCAGAAAACCCAAATACTAGCATTACCCCTGAAAACTTAGCTTATGTCATGTACACCTCCGGTTCTACCGGTCAACCCAAGGGTGTGAGTGTAGTTCACCGTGGTGTAGTGCGGTTAGTTAAAGCCACAAATTACGCTAACTTCAGCAACACAGAAGTATTTTTACAACTTGCGCCCATCTCCTTTGATGCCTCTACCTTTGAAATTTGGGGTTGCTTACTTAACGGCGGGAAACTTGTCATCTGTCCCAGTCAAACCCCATCCCTCAAGGAATTGGGAGAAATCATTGAAAAATACCAAATCACTACCCTGTGGCTAACAGCTGGCTTATTCCATTTAATGGTAGATGAAAATATCCAAGCCCTTAAACCATTAAGACAACTCTTAGCCGGTGGCGATGTTTTATCTGTTCCCCATGTGCAGAAATTCCTGCAAACCGTAGAAAATTGTCAACTAATTAATGGTTACGGGCCGACAGAAAACACAACATTTACCTGTTGTCATTACATCACCGCACCCATTAAACCAGATGTATCCATCCCCATTGGTCGTCCCATTGCTCATACCCAGATATACATATTAGACGACCAATTGCAACCAGTAGAGATGGGAGCTACCGGCGAATTGTACATTGGTGGTGATGGTTTAGCGCGAGGCTATCTCAACCGTCCAGAATTAACAGCCGAGAGGTTTATCCAACTGGATATGGGAGATGAAGAAAACCCCCAATCCCTCACTCTCTATAAAACTGGAGATTTAGTCCGTTATCTTCCTGATGGCAATATCGAATTCCTGGGACGTATTGACAACCAAGTAAAAATTCGTGGCTTTCGCATTGAATTAGGAGAAATTGAACGGGAAATTGCTCAATATCCTGATGTACGGGAAAATGTCGTTGTAGCTCGTCAGGACGCAACAGGCGAAAAAAAATTAGTCGCTTATATTGTGCCGCATCAAGGCAGTACATACAAACAAGAGCGATTACGTAGTTTCTTGCAACAGCGATTACCAGAATATATGTTGCCATCAGCATTCGTTGTGCTGGAATCCTTACCTTTAACTGCCAATGGCAAAGTAGACAGACATAAATTACCCGCACCCAGTCGAGAACGTCCCCAACTAGAACAGGTGTATATAGCACCACAAACAGACCTACAACGTCAGTTAGCGAGTATTTGGTCTGATGTACTCAACATTGAGCCAGTGGGGATTGATGATAACTTCTTCGATTTGGGGGCAACTTCCACTTTAATCATGCAAATTGCCGCGCGATTGCAACAGGAATTAGGAATTGAGCTATCCGTGGTGAAGCTATTCCAGTACCCCACAATTGCTGGGTTAGCAAAATATTTAAATGCCGAACAGCATAGTCAACCATCTTACGACAGGTTGCAAAGTCGCGCCCAACGCCAGCAAGCAGCCGTATCTGCCCGTCGCCGTCATAGTCCAAGGGGTGTTTAA
- a CDS encoding response regulator transcription factor, translated as MEQEMTTDGTEKKTVRILLVDDHALVRRGMKAQFSLEAGFSVVGEAGDGVQAIDLAAKLKPDVVLMDIELPVMDGITATQQIKSDRTANCVLALSAFDNDTQVMGMLAAGADGYCTKTIQWEQLIAVINILLQGGAYLDPQIAQKLARMLKPNIPPKNAPVPETPLRPILSERERNVLKLIAEGYSNQEIAEQLHLSLGTVKSYVRMVLNKLSVDDRVQAAALAIRDGLI; from the coding sequence ATGGAACAAGAAATGACCACTGATGGTACAGAAAAAAAAACTGTGCGAATTTTACTGGTGGATGACCATGCTTTGGTACGCCGGGGAATGAAAGCACAATTTTCCCTAGAAGCTGGTTTTAGTGTAGTGGGAGAAGCAGGTGACGGTGTGCAAGCAATAGACCTGGCTGCTAAACTCAAGCCAGATGTAGTGTTAATGGATATTGAGTTACCAGTTATGGATGGCATCACCGCCACCCAGCAAATTAAAAGCGATCGCACCGCTAATTGCGTGTTGGCGTTGAGTGCGTTTGATAACGATACTCAAGTCATGGGAATGCTAGCAGCTGGCGCAGATGGTTACTGTACAAAAACTATTCAATGGGAACAGTTAATTGCTGTGATTAACATCCTCCTCCAAGGAGGCGCATATTTAGACCCACAAATAGCACAGAAATTAGCTCGAATGCTCAAACCCAACATTCCCCCAAAAAATGCACCTGTCCCTGAGACTCCCCTGAGGCCAATTTTGAGTGAACGAGAGCGTAATGTGTTGAAACTCATCGCGGAAGGCTATTCCAATCAAGAAATCGCTGAACAACTACATCTTTCACTGGGAACTGTTAAGTCCTATGTGCGGATGGTTCTCAACAAACTCAGTGTTGATGACCGTGTCCAAGCGGCAGCATTGGCCATAAGGGATGGATTGATCTAA
- the gntT gene encoding guanitoxin biosynthesis MATE family efflux transporter GntT, with product MRFAAVSLQYDFLPRFYKMASINVLSNMMVPLAGIVDIAFLGHLADIRHLAGVILATILFDYLYRVLKFLRSSVNALTAQAVGMDDHKTILLVGMRSALIALGLGLVILLLQYPIQKLGFWILSGSPEIESSGTDYFYARIWAAPAVLLNFVLIGWFTGREKNSLVLLISLIGNGSNVLLDYLMIVQWGWESMGAGLATAISQYLALLTGLVGVCFTIEWSKVQAALEEVFDWLALKDTVVLKTNILVRFLVLISTYAIFTNLSATMGTITLAENGLLLQIAILSQFTIQGVGLTTQTLTGNFQGKGTTEKMLPLLTISVITSLFISLGFAIAAVIFPDTIFGILTSHTEVNEHISSYAIWLLPLLALTAIAFMLEGYFIGLKEGATIRNAVLLAFGFGFAPLAATAWYLQNNHLLWVSLIAYMSMMIVVLGLKLPKTLENKIPSPDLLGTSN from the coding sequence GGGGATTGTTGATATCGCCTTTTTGGGTCATTTAGCAGATATCCGTCACCTGGCGGGAGTTATCCTCGCCACAATACTTTTTGACTATCTTTATCGCGTGTTAAAGTTCTTACGCTCTAGTGTCAATGCTCTCACCGCTCAAGCTGTGGGCATGGATGATCACAAAACCATATTATTAGTAGGAATGCGGAGTGCTTTAATTGCGCTAGGACTGGGGTTAGTGATCCTGTTGCTGCAATACCCTATCCAAAAGCTAGGCTTTTGGATTTTAAGCGGTTCACCAGAAATTGAAAGTTCTGGAACAGATTATTTTTATGCGAGAATTTGGGCAGCTCCGGCGGTGTTACTCAACTTTGTCTTAATTGGTTGGTTCACGGGACGAGAAAAGAATAGTTTGGTGTTGCTCATATCTCTCATTGGCAATGGTTCTAATGTGCTGTTGGACTATTTAATGATTGTCCAATGGGGTTGGGAAAGTATGGGTGCAGGACTAGCAACAGCAATCAGTCAATATTTAGCACTGTTGACTGGTTTAGTGGGTGTTTGCTTCACCATTGAATGGTCAAAAGTACAAGCTGCCTTGGAAGAGGTGTTTGATTGGCTGGCGTTGAAAGATACTGTTGTCCTCAAGACAAACATTTTGGTACGGTTTTTAGTCTTGATTTCCACCTATGCCATCTTTACTAATTTGAGTGCCACAATGGGGACAATTACCTTAGCAGAGAATGGGTTATTGTTGCAAATTGCTATATTGAGTCAGTTCACCATTCAAGGCGTAGGTCTGACTACACAAACTTTAACCGGAAATTTTCAGGGTAAAGGCACAACAGAGAAGATGTTACCACTGTTAACTATTTCTGTGATCACCAGTTTATTTATTTCCCTGGGTTTTGCGATCGCTGCTGTGATTTTCCCAGATACAATATTTGGTATTCTAACCAGTCATACAGAAGTTAACGAACACATTAGCAGTTATGCGATTTGGTTACTGCCACTTTTAGCTTTAACTGCGATCGCTTTTATGTTAGAAGGATACTTTATCGGTTTAAAAGAAGGCGCAACCATCCGCAACGCCGTACTTTTAGCCTTTGGATTCGGTTTTGCACCACTAGCAGCTACAGCTTGGTATCTGCAAAACAATCATCTTTTATGGGTGTCTTTAATTGCTTACATGAGCATGATGATTGTGGTTCTGGGTTTGAAATTACCTAAGACACTGGAAAACAAAATACCCAGTCCAGATTTATTAGGGACTTCCAACTAA
- a CDS encoding HAMP domain-containing sensor histidine kinase, translating into MQESLINNHLVRQPSLKLMKQWQAKFLKWKTCVFTPIYGSSLIVVLLIFGQQASSLWISLLTYQTHQKINQALTIQNEEENLLKGLVREEKAILTTVNHQANTLVEDNLNRLYNYLQDQPQHLQKLDKIKFIYESLRASLPSSYAIKHTYAGEIRAEINNLIELQDQLIFEYKNWLQQLDKINTNINLISTILILLGVSLHIWFLHERIQIPLRKLTTMGKMWRDENLEPQFCSATTEISDLAQLIKDITKEASDRQQQAQVKNQQLEEMILALSHDLRTPLIATRSTIDGMLKGAFGPINDNWQELFEDYRQANEDLLKLIERLLDISRYENGQKNHLRSDQLCWQKIFDKVISLVKVNDHQKTLNYQYYISPNLPTVYGDELEIQRVVQNLVDNAARASEPNQEIVLEVMNSGNAEVKVAVRDQGVGIAPKDQEKLFHRFIQGQSRRGRSGLGLYLCRQIIEAHSGTICVESSLGKGSTFWFTLPVTTSKTVDQSENNLWNKK; encoded by the coding sequence ATGCAGGAATCTTTAATTAATAATCACTTAGTTCGCCAGCCTTCATTGAAGCTAATGAAGCAATGGCAAGCAAAGTTTCTCAAATGGAAAACTTGTGTATTTACGCCTATATATGGCAGTTCTTTAATTGTGGTATTGCTGATATTTGGACAGCAAGCCTCTAGTTTGTGGATATCATTGCTAACTTACCAAACACATCAAAAGATTAACCAAGCTTTAACTATACAAAATGAAGAAGAAAATCTTCTCAAAGGTTTGGTAAGAGAGGAAAAAGCAATCCTCACTACAGTGAATCACCAGGCAAACACTCTTGTTGAGGATAATCTCAACAGATTGTACAACTATTTGCAAGACCAACCCCAACACCTCCAAAAACTCGATAAAATCAAATTTATCTATGAAAGTTTACGAGCTTCTTTGCCAAGTAGCTATGCCATAAAACACACCTATGCAGGTGAAATACGTGCTGAAATCAACAATTTGATCGAATTACAAGATCAACTGATTTTTGAATATAAAAATTGGTTACAACAACTTGACAAGATTAACACCAATATCAACCTTATCAGCACTATATTAATCTTATTAGGAGTAAGTTTACATATTTGGTTTCTGCACGAGCGAATTCAAATTCCCCTCCGCAAATTAACAACAATGGGAAAAATGTGGCGAGATGAAAATTTAGAGCCGCAGTTTTGTAGTGCTACTACTGAAATTAGTGATCTCGCACAACTTATTAAAGATATCACTAAAGAAGCTAGCGATCGCCAACAGCAAGCTCAAGTTAAAAACCAACAATTAGAAGAAATGATTTTGGCTCTCTCCCATGACTTGCGTACACCGTTAATTGCGACTCGCAGCACTATAGATGGGATGCTTAAGGGAGCATTTGGCCCTATTAATGATAACTGGCAAGAATTATTTGAAGATTATCGCCAAGCTAATGAAGACTTACTCAAACTCATAGAAAGACTATTAGATATATCTCGTTACGAAAATGGCCAGAAAAATCATCTCAGAAGTGATCAATTGTGTTGGCAAAAGATTTTTGATAAGGTCATCTCTTTAGTAAAAGTCAATGACCATCAAAAAACGTTGAATTATCAATATTATATTTCCCCTAATCTACCCACAGTTTACGGAGATGAATTAGAGATTCAAAGAGTTGTGCAGAACTTAGTAGATAACGCTGCTAGAGCTAGTGAGCCAAATCAAGAGATTGTTTTGGAGGTGATGAACTCTGGTAACGCCGAAGTAAAAGTTGCAGTACGGGATCAAGGTGTAGGAATTGCACCCAAAGACCAAGAAAAACTCTTTCATCGTTTTATTCAAGGACAAAGCCGACGTGGACGTTCCGGACTTGGCTTATACTTGTGCCGTCAAATCATCGAAGCTCACAGTGGGACTATCTGCGTAGAAAGTTCTTTGGGGAAAGGTAGTACATTTTGGTTTACTCTTCCTGTAACCACATCCAAAACTGTTGACCAATCAGAAAATAACCTATGGAACAAGAAATGA